Proteins co-encoded in one Campylobacter concisus genomic window:
- a CDS encoding catalase, producing MKKLTTTSGNPIADNQNSLTAGSRGGIMLQDYQLLEKLAHQNRERIPERAVHAKGSAAYGTLEITHDISRYTKANVLQKGEKTRLFLRFSTVAGEAGAADAERDVRGFAIKFYTKEGNWDLVGNNTPIFFIKDPYKFPDFIHTQKRDPRTHLRSNEAAWDFWSLSPETMHQVTILMSDRGIPASYRHMHGFGSHTYSFINDKNERFWVKFHFKTRQGIKNLTNDEAAQIITKDRESNQRDLFESIEKGDFPSWDFKIQIMTQDQAKSVKFNPFDLTKTWSHKEFPLIDVGVMTLNENPKNYFNEVEQAAFSPSNIVPGISFSPDKMLQARIFSYPDAQRYRIGTHYAQLSVNRPISEINTYVVGGAMNNGMYELDDKAYYEPNSFGGGKEDRSLLEPDINLEGAMQRYDHRAEDQDYYSQPRALFALMNDSQKSQLFSNIAESMAGVSEAIKERAIGHFEQISPEYANGVRAALKAKI from the coding sequence AGCCGCGGCGGCATAATGCTGCAAGATTATCAACTACTTGAAAAACTAGCCCACCAAAACAGAGAACGCATCCCGGAAAGAGCCGTCCATGCAAAAGGTAGCGCTGCGTACGGTACGCTAGAGATCACGCACGATATCTCGCGCTATACGAAAGCAAATGTTTTGCAAAAAGGCGAGAAAACGAGACTGTTCCTGAGATTTTCTACCGTAGCCGGAGAGGCTGGAGCGGCTGATGCCGAGCGCGACGTAAGGGGCTTTGCGATTAAATTTTACACAAAAGAGGGTAACTGGGACTTAGTCGGAAACAACACTCCGATTTTTTTCATCAAAGACCCGTATAAATTCCCCGATTTCATCCATACTCAAAAACGCGACCCGCGCACGCATCTACGCTCAAACGAAGCCGCTTGGGATTTTTGGAGCTTGAGCCCTGAAACTATGCACCAAGTTACGATTTTAATGAGCGACCGCGGCATACCTGCTAGCTACCGCCATATGCATGGATTTGGCAGCCACACCTATAGCTTTATAAATGACAAAAACGAGAGATTTTGGGTCAAATTTCACTTTAAAACTCGTCAAGGCATTAAAAATTTAACCAACGATGAAGCCGCGCAAATAATCACAAAAGACAGGGAGAGCAACCAAAGAGACCTCTTTGAAAGCATAGAAAAAGGAGATTTTCCAAGTTGGGATTTTAAAATCCAAATAATGACCCAAGATCAAGCAAAAAGCGTCAAATTTAACCCGTTTGATCTAACCAAAACATGGTCACATAAGGAATTTCCGCTTATCGACGTTGGTGTCATGACGCTAAATGAAAACCCTAAAAATTACTTCAACGAAGTAGAGCAAGCCGCATTTAGCCCGTCAAATATAGTCCCTGGTATCAGCTTTAGCCCCGATAAAATGCTTCAAGCAAGAATCTTTAGCTATCCGGACGCTCAAAGATATCGCATAGGCACGCACTACGCGCAGCTAAGCGTAAATCGTCCGATAAGCGAAATAAACACCTACGTCGTGGGCGGTGCGATGAATAACGGAATGTATGAACTCGACGACAAGGCCTACTATGAGCCAAACAGCTTTGGTGGCGGCAAAGAAGATAGAAGCCTGCTAGAGCCTGATATAAATTTAGAAGGCGCAATGCAAAGATACGACCATAGAGCCGAGGATCAGGATTATTACTCGCAACCTAGAGCACTTTTTGCACTAATGAACGATAGCCAAAAATCACAACTTTTTAGCAATATCGCAGAGAGCATGGCTGGTGTGAGCGAAGCGATAAAAGAGCGCGCGATAGGGCATTTTGAGCAAATCTCGCCAGAGTACGCAAACGGCGTCAGAGCAGCTCTAAAGGCTAAAATTTGA
- a CDS encoding ankyrin repeat domain-containing protein: MTNLTQAEEQRYSELCAMALDFARQNEADELEKMIKAGLSVNLKSAKGDTLLMLASYNNALNTVNMLLSNGARVDERNDRGQTPLAGAAFKGHLDVVKALVDAGADIEANNGLGMTPWAFAVMFGRSETAKFLLSKRKKNLFQKLAVKFLEIFGNKSAKTA, translated from the coding sequence TTGACAAATTTAACGCAGGCTGAAGAGCAAAGATATAGCGAACTTTGCGCCATGGCGCTTGATTTTGCGAGGCAAAACGAAGCAGACGAGCTAGAAAAGATGATAAAGGCGGGGCTTAGCGTAAATTTAAAATCAGCCAAAGGTGATACGCTTTTGATGCTGGCTAGTTATAACAATGCTCTAAATACCGTAAATATGCTGCTCTCAAACGGCGCTAGAGTAGATGAACGCAACGACCGCGGGCAAACTCCGCTTGCGGGCGCTGCGTTTAAGGGGCACTTAGATGTAGTAAAAGCGCTAGTTGATGCTGGGGCCGATATCGAAGCAAATAATGGACTAGGCATGACGCCTTGGGCTTTTGCGGTGATGTTTGGTAGAAGCGAGACGGCAAAATTTTTACTTAGCAAACGCAAAAAAAATCTATTTCAAAAACTAGCGGTTAAATTTTTAGAAATTTTTGGCAACAAGAGCGCAAAAACCGCCTAA